One window from the genome of Cystobacter ferrugineus encodes:
- a CDS encoding NUDIX hydrolase, whose product MTDGRSWDGNWKLRLYERVRERGYDSLTAFAEARPTASLVALAEELGPDDIAGVQVFSGLLAEAERSRRITRLMRGLLVRELWSCLPNGWPAVLDDANRFKVAKALGVWEALTPETHEQRVDKAGDALLATPPPPGWLPSGPDDELLLTLLPDKEV is encoded by the coding sequence ATGACTGACGGACGCTCCTGGGACGGCAACTGGAAGCTGCGCCTGTACGAGCGGGTCCGCGAGCGAGGCTACGACTCGCTCACCGCCTTCGCGGAGGCGCGTCCCACGGCTTCACTGGTGGCGCTGGCCGAGGAGCTTGGCCCGGACGACATCGCGGGAGTGCAGGTGTTCAGCGGGTTGCTTGCCGAGGCGGAGCGAAGCCGCCGGATCACGCGCCTTATGCGCGGCCTGCTCGTGCGAGAACTGTGGTCGTGTCTCCCAAACGGTTGGCCAGCCGTGCTCGACGATGCAAACCGCTTCAAGGTCGCGAAGGCACTCGGCGTGTGGGAAGCCTTAACCCCAGAAACTCATGAGCAGCGCGTCGACAAGGCCGGCGATGCACTCCTCGCCACGCCGCCGCCTCCCGGATGGCTCCCGAGCGGGCCCGACGACGAGCTGCTACTCACGCTCCTGCCTGACAAGGAAGTCTGA
- a CDS encoding NUDIX hydrolase — MSGGRAWQGNVKARLYERVRERGYDSLTAFAEARPAVPLHLLAEELGRDDVAGVQVLSGLLAEAERRKQVTRFVRDVFTRLWSESVPDGWPTVMDDDNRFKVAEALGSWIAYTPETHKNRARKVSDALLATPPPPGWVPRGPDDELLLTLLPDEEV, encoded by the coding sequence ATGAGCGGCGGACGTGCGTGGCAGGGCAACGTGAAAGCGCGCCTGTATGAGCGGGTCCGCGAGCGAGGTTACGACTCGCTCACCGCCTTCGCCGAGGCGCGCCCCGCCGTCCCTTTACACTTGCTGGCTGAGGAATTAGGCAGGGACGACGTTGCCGGGGTTCAGGTCTTGAGTGGGCTGCTCGCCGAGGCGGAGAGGCGTAAGCAGGTCACGCGGTTTGTACGCGACGTTTTCACGCGCCTGTGGTCCGAGAGCGTTCCCGACGGTTGGCCGACAGTGATGGACGACGACAACCGTTTCAAAGTTGCTGAGGCACTCGGTTCGTGGATTGCCTACACCCCAGAAACCCATAAGAACCGCGCCAGGAAGGTCAGCGATGCGCTTCTCGCTACGCCACCGCCGCCCGGCTGGGTCCCTCGCGGGCCAGACGACGAGCTGCTGCTCACGCTCCTACCCGACGAGGAAGTCTGA
- a CDS encoding DUF2380 domain-containing protein — MLALALLSNACASLRPPPGLGMSLHYTAHEATRPAVAGGPGEESPLALAALPLSPPVPEAPERLHRRRDSREAVTAAGPGRVEENAWLSALAAHVAFLGAVDEVSTSSRRLSSEFSRLRASSHLGVASVGNSIFVRYVDSGERQLRWIDAELAATTRLATAASEMEDPDMQLALLRLAGPRLEAAMMGSILLSGWVDFLNLSDVALSRHLYGVETLFVKMDSIQKMLEPTMTALSSLEPEQVEAAAQNVPALVGHLTSEFAALREAMRKGAEVLQKALALKDAMEALTTLSGLRYSLPRLLPRAGPATIGVGLMVGSNGVMMGTRIVVSAEWVEMMRQLVRAGVLSVPAVSAAVRIQAGQVLMAEAHGELPRGVREALGDSPEVRGMRVTGKAGAGMAEPPRHHVMPKEFREWFEKRGFTGEMDIDQFCVKLEQAHHEAIHGGGDWKLGRTWAGEWNRLIMEALYEAETRAGRMLTRNAILNIVAKRMKDYYISMNFVRWRGP; from the coding sequence TTGCTCGCCCTGGCCCTGCTGTCCAACGCCTGTGCATCCCTGAGGCCACCGCCCGGCCTGGGGATGAGCCTGCACTACACGGCGCATGAGGCCACGAGGCCCGCGGTGGCCGGAGGGCCTGGCGAGGAGTCTCCGCTCGCCCTCGCCGCCCTGCCCCTCTCCCCTCCAGTGCCCGAGGCACCGGAGCGGCTGCACCGGCGCCGCGACTCGCGGGAGGCCGTGACGGCGGCGGGCCCTGGCAGGGTTGAGGAGAATGCGTGGCTGAGCGCCCTCGCGGCCCACGTGGCATTTCTCGGTGCCGTGGACGAGGTGTCCACCTCCTCGCGCCGCCTTTCCAGCGAGTTCTCCAGGCTCAGGGCCAGCAGCCACCTGGGCGTCGCCAGCGTGGGCAACAGCATCTTCGTCCGCTACGTCGACTCCGGCGAACGTCAGCTGCGGTGGATTGACGCCGAACTCGCCGCCACCACCCGGCTGGCCACTGCCGCCTCGGAGATGGAGGACCCGGACATGCAACTCGCCCTGCTGCGTCTCGCCGGCCCACGACTGGAGGCCGCCATGATGGGCTCCATTCTCCTGTCCGGATGGGTTGACTTCCTCAACCTCAGCGACGTCGCGCTCTCCCGGCACCTCTACGGCGTGGAGACGCTGTTCGTGAAGATGGACTCCATCCAGAAGATGCTCGAGCCCACCATGACGGCACTCTCCTCGTTGGAGCCGGAGCAGGTAGAGGCAGCGGCGCAAAACGTCCCTGCCCTGGTGGGCCACCTCACCAGCGAGTTCGCCGCACTCCGTGAGGCCATGCGCAAGGGGGCGGAAGTCCTCCAGAAGGCGCTGGCACTGAAGGATGCCATGGAGGCACTCACCACGCTGTCGGGGCTGAGGTACTCCCTGCCCCGGCTGCTGCCGCGAGCCGGTCCCGCCACGATTGGCGTGGGACTCATGGTGGGCTCCAACGGCGTGATGATGGGCACGCGGATTGTCGTCTCCGCCGAGTGGGTGGAGATGATGCGCCAGTTGGTGCGGGCGGGTGTCCTCTCCGTGCCCGCCGTCAGCGCCGCCGTGCGGATTCAGGCCGGCCAGGTGCTGATGGCCGAGGCGCACGGCGAGTTACCCAGGGGCGTGCGCGAGGCGCTGGGCGACAGCCCCGAGGTACGGGGCATGCGCGTGACGGGCAAAGCGGGGGCCGGAATGGCCGAGCCCCCTCGGCACCACGTCATGCCCAAGGAGTTCCGCGAGTGGTTCGAGAAGCGCGGCTTCACCGGCGAGATGGACATTGACCAGTTCTGCGTCAAGCTGGAGCAGGCGCACCACGAGGCCATTCACGGTGGTGGCGACTGGAAGCTGGGCCGCACATGGGCCGGCGAGTGGAACCGGCTGATCATGGAGGCGCTGTACGAAGCTGAGACCAGGGCTGGTCGGATGTTGACGCGGAATGCCATCCTGAACATCGTCGCGAAACGTATGAAGGACTACTACATTTCAATGAATTTCGTCCGGTGGAGAGGACCATGA